One part of the Streptomyces lydicus genome encodes these proteins:
- a CDS encoding MFS transporter — protein sequence MTSSAAGAAASAVPLPGARRDVRLFWWAGTCDALGSQVSGLVLPLLLLSLGWSPAEVGVVAGLSAAATLLLGPLAAVPADRGARKSVMVGAAVVSALAMACVAVTVGRETVLPAVLLTAVLVERCATSCYEAASLGTVALVSPPGEHRRVLSRLQAGERGALVLGPALGGLLFHTGRWLPFLADALSYAVAAGCIRAMRADLAPAREHGSPAGTPRRGPRALAAEAGAGVAVIRRDPFLRLAFVWLTAVNALLVALYYTTVFALQGGGRGAAALGLVLALAGAAGLGGALLAPALAGRHSARRVLVPVSWLLVPPAAALATAREGWQFGLLFGLLCVLTPLATVALQARVIQVTPPALQARTGTVLATAAGAGAALAPALAGLAADRAGAAVTFTGCALLLAVLALYATCTAPGLPRADAEGAA from the coding sequence GTGACGTCGTCCGCCGCGGGGGCCGCCGCGTCCGCCGTACCGCTGCCCGGCGCCCGCCGCGACGTCCGGCTGTTCTGGTGGGCCGGCACGTGCGATGCGCTGGGCAGTCAGGTGTCCGGGCTCGTACTGCCGTTGCTGCTGCTGAGTCTGGGCTGGTCCCCGGCCGAGGTGGGGGTCGTCGCCGGGCTGTCCGCGGCCGCCACGCTGCTGCTGGGGCCGCTCGCCGCGGTGCCCGCCGACCGCGGGGCGCGCAAGAGCGTGATGGTGGGTGCCGCGGTGGTGTCCGCGCTCGCGATGGCCTGCGTCGCGGTGACCGTGGGACGGGAAACGGTGCTGCCGGCCGTGCTGCTGACCGCCGTCCTCGTCGAGCGGTGTGCGACCTCGTGCTACGAGGCGGCCTCGCTCGGGACCGTCGCCCTGGTGAGTCCTCCCGGGGAGCACCGGCGCGTGCTGTCCCGATTACAGGCGGGAGAGCGCGGCGCGCTGGTTCTCGGGCCGGCGCTGGGCGGACTGCTCTTCCACACCGGCCGGTGGCTGCCGTTCCTCGCGGACGCGCTCTCGTACGCCGTCGCGGCCGGCTGTATCCGTGCCATGCGCGCGGATCTCGCCCCGGCCCGGGAACACGGGTCACCGGCCGGCACCCCGCGCCGCGGACCGCGAGCACTGGCGGCCGAGGCCGGGGCGGGCGTGGCGGTGATCCGCCGCGATCCCTTCCTGCGGCTGGCGTTCGTCTGGCTCACGGCCGTCAACGCCCTGCTCGTCGCGCTGTATTACACGACGGTCTTCGCGTTGCAGGGCGGCGGCCGGGGTGCGGCCGCGCTGGGGCTGGTGCTCGCGCTCGCCGGGGCGGCCGGCCTCGGTGGCGCGCTGCTCGCGCCCGCACTGGCCGGCCGGCACTCCGCACGGCGCGTACTGGTGCCGGTGTCGTGGCTGCTGGTGCCACCCGCCGCCGCCCTGGCCACGGCCCGGGAGGGCTGGCAGTTCGGGCTGCTCTTCGGCCTGCTGTGCGTGCTGACGCCACTGGCCACCGTGGCGCTGCAGGCCCGGGTCATCCAGGTCACCCCGCCGGCGCTGCAGGCCCGCACCGGCACCGTGCTGGCCACGGCGGCGGGGGCGGGGGCGGCCCTGGCGCCGGCCCTCGCCGGGCTGGCCGCCGACCGGGCCGGCGCCGCCGTCACCTTCACCGGCTGCGCCCTGCTGCTGGCGGTGCTCGCGCTGTACGCGACCTGCACGGCACCGGGTCTCCCCCGCGCCGACGCCGAGGGGGCCGCATGA
- a CDS encoding S9 family peptidase, producing MSAGDFRVYQPALPEVCPREPLRMVLAADADGRCEIFTWQAATGTARRVTDSRDGTLHCAIDADARVWWFAEDRNGLGQWYFEEFEGGGPRRPGLTGLRPGLPHGLAVSDAGTVAIGLGDGRGTTVHIGTPGGPARPVATVDGPALLAGISPSGGLLALSGPAGSERAVTLLTRTGAPLDRLSGRHGRLWALGFAPSTAGTELLLVQECGPESTAPHEQRDGRQRTAGDTLNSRYRLASWRPGNGLQPHDWCCFDTEITARWYPEGRRVLIRQDRHGRSTLVTADLDRRTLTPVPTPPGTVLDAAPHPGDDVHYLWTDTATPPRMRSTAGTRLPALATLPGRAPGRHGELWTDGPDGPVHTLLSRPESGSGGCPPLVFLVHGGPADHARDAYDPEVHSLVASGFAVARVNYRGSTGYGPRWRAAFGEGVGLTQVADLVAVRADLLRRGLAREDAIGLWGTSWGGYLTLLALGTRPGLWQAGVAVKPVADCAAAHRSGTPALRALDERLFGGTPETVPERYARSSPLHYAAAVRAPLLVAAATLDAKCPPGQVRSYLTALREAGVAHESLWLETGHDGYTGAHHMTVLTRAVRFLDRHLRRSGTAHRAPRPSVGGVPGETGTSGAPGSRGPIPDAVHRQNRRSSHAEGHHPQRPARG from the coding sequence ATGAGCGCCGGCGATTTCCGGGTCTACCAGCCGGCGCTGCCCGAGGTCTGCCCGCGCGAGCCGCTGCGGATGGTCCTGGCCGCGGACGCGGACGGCCGCTGCGAGATCTTCACCTGGCAGGCCGCCACCGGCACCGCGCGCCGGGTCACCGACAGCCGCGACGGAACGCTGCACTGCGCCATCGACGCCGACGCCCGGGTGTGGTGGTTCGCGGAGGACCGCAACGGCCTCGGGCAGTGGTACTTCGAGGAGTTCGAGGGCGGCGGGCCCCGGCGTCCCGGCCTGACCGGTCTGCGCCCGGGCCTCCCCCACGGGCTCGCCGTCAGCGACGCCGGGACGGTGGCCATCGGCCTCGGTGACGGCCGCGGCACGACCGTCCACATCGGGACACCGGGCGGGCCGGCACGACCGGTGGCGACCGTCGACGGCCCTGCGCTGCTGGCGGGCATCTCGCCCTCGGGCGGGCTGCTGGCCCTGTCCGGGCCGGCCGGTTCCGAGCGCGCGGTCACCCTGCTGACCCGCACGGGGGCACCCCTCGACCGGCTCTCCGGACGGCACGGCCGGCTGTGGGCGCTGGGCTTCGCACCGTCGACGGCGGGCACGGAACTGCTGCTCGTGCAGGAGTGCGGGCCGGAGTCCACGGCGCCCCACGAGCAGCGGGATGGGCGGCAGCGCACGGCCGGCGACACCCTCAACAGCCGCTACCGGCTGGCCAGTTGGCGGCCCGGAAACGGTCTGCAACCGCACGACTGGTGCTGCTTCGACACCGAGATCACCGCTCGCTGGTATCCCGAGGGGCGGCGGGTCCTCATCCGTCAGGACCGGCACGGGCGCTCCACGCTCGTCACCGCCGACCTCGACCGGCGCACCCTGACCCCGGTGCCCACGCCGCCGGGCACCGTGCTCGACGCCGCCCCGCACCCGGGCGACGACGTGCACTACCTCTGGACCGACACCGCCACCCCGCCCCGGATGCGCTCCACCGCCGGCACCCGGCTGCCGGCCCTCGCCACGCTGCCCGGCCGCGCGCCCGGCCGGCACGGCGAGCTGTGGACCGACGGCCCGGACGGGCCCGTGCACACCCTGCTCAGCCGGCCGGAGTCCGGGTCCGGCGGGTGTCCCCCGCTGGTGTTCCTCGTCCACGGCGGGCCCGCCGACCACGCCCGCGACGCCTACGACCCGGAGGTGCACTCCCTGGTCGCGTCCGGATTCGCGGTCGCGCGGGTCAACTACCGCGGTTCGACCGGCTACGGCCCCCGCTGGCGGGCCGCGTTCGGCGAGGGCGTCGGGCTGACCCAGGTCGCCGACCTCGTCGCGGTCCGTGCCGATCTGCTGCGCCGCGGCCTGGCCCGCGAGGACGCCATCGGTCTGTGGGGCACCTCCTGGGGCGGCTACCTGACCCTGCTGGCGCTCGGCACCCGGCCCGGCCTGTGGCAGGCGGGCGTCGCGGTCAAACCGGTCGCGGACTGCGCGGCGGCGCACCGCAGCGGCACCCCCGCACTGCGGGCCCTGGACGAGCGGCTGTTCGGCGGCACGCCCGAGACGGTGCCCGAACGCTACGCGCGGAGCTCGCCACTCCACTACGCCGCCGCGGTACGCGCCCCGCTGCTGGTCGCCGCCGCCACCCTCGACGCCAAATGCCCGCCGGGACAGGTACGCAGCTATCTCACCGCCCTGCGGGAGGCCGGCGTCGCGCACGAGTCGCTGTGGCTGGAGACCGGCCACGACGGCTACACCGGCGCCCACCACATGACCGTACTGACCCGCGCCGTGCGGTTCCTGGACCGGCACCTGCGCCGCTCCGGCACGGCCCACCGAGCTCCCCGCCCCTCCGTGGGCGGGGTCCCCGGGGAAACCGGCACGTCCGGTGCCCCCGGATCGCGAGGCCCGATTCCCGATGCCGTACACCGGCAGAACAGGAGAAGCAGCCATGCAGAAGGACATCATCCACAACGACCCGCTCGCGGGTGA
- a CDS encoding RiPP maturation radical SAM C-methyltransferase: protein MRVLLVNMPWSPIDLPSLALGILRRSVDERTSGRADVLHANLEFTDWITRRTAFTGDDYQFYALSSYFMGCGDWVFSSALYDDPEWRVPEFNASMRGKLKDARLRMSHELHRVVPEFVQEIAERIVAAGPDVVGFTSTFQQNTAALAAAKYVKRLAPHIRTVMGGANCDAEQGAATHRNFPFVDFVVRGEGEAAFPQLLTALDEDTELSAVPGLCHRGADGSSIANPMSTSPLPPVAILPPDYGGYFERLASSVARNWVEPKLVVEGARGCWWGEKHHCTFCGLNGSFMQFRSKSPDTFYKEIMDLARRHRVLDMYVVDNILDMGYLHSVLPRIIDSGYDLRMHIEIKANMRRPQLRTLAEAGMIYVQPGIESLNSRVLDLMDKGVSGCQNVRMLRDGAETGLSVSWNYLHGFPGETAADYEPVIAQIPALEHLNPPVDLSARIAIERFSPYFNRPELGFTGLRPEEHYRFTYDLPESELLDLAYVFEAPERGIGEPTVTALNDALGAWKKRHADSRLTHADLGDRIVLVSRRHAFDWNVMELTRPTDIETFRLLDQPHTPAALTRKLAARLPEHALDAAAVHVLLQHWVTLGLVFTDNGQYVHVAPAAVNEDLLRLDFMRHTHAAAAPADQPDAADRPVAAHA from the coding sequence ATGCGCGTTCTGCTGGTCAACATGCCCTGGTCCCCGATCGATCTGCCGTCCCTCGCACTCGGCATCCTCCGGCGGAGCGTCGACGAGCGCACCTCCGGCCGGGCCGACGTGCTGCACGCCAATCTGGAGTTCACCGACTGGATCACCCGGCGCACCGCGTTCACCGGTGACGACTACCAGTTCTACGCGCTGTCCTCGTACTTCATGGGGTGCGGCGACTGGGTGTTCTCCTCCGCCCTCTACGACGATCCCGAGTGGCGCGTACCGGAGTTCAACGCGTCGATGCGCGGCAAGCTCAAGGACGCGCGGCTGCGGATGTCGCACGAACTGCACCGGGTGGTACCGGAGTTCGTGCAGGAGATCGCCGAGCGGATCGTCGCGGCCGGTCCCGACGTCGTCGGCTTCACCTCCACCTTCCAGCAGAACACCGCCGCGCTCGCCGCCGCCAAGTACGTCAAACGCCTCGCCCCGCACATCCGGACGGTCATGGGCGGGGCGAACTGCGACGCCGAGCAGGGCGCCGCGACGCACCGCAACTTCCCCTTCGTGGACTTCGTGGTCCGTGGCGAGGGCGAGGCCGCCTTCCCGCAGCTGCTGACCGCGCTCGACGAGGACACCGAGCTGTCCGCCGTCCCCGGTCTGTGCCACCGCGGCGCGGACGGATCGAGCATCGCCAACCCGATGAGCACCAGCCCGCTGCCGCCCGTCGCCATCCTGCCGCCCGACTACGGCGGCTACTTCGAGCGGCTGGCGTCGTCCGTCGCCCGCAACTGGGTGGAGCCCAAGCTCGTCGTCGAGGGCGCGCGCGGCTGCTGGTGGGGGGAGAAGCACCACTGCACGTTCTGCGGCCTCAACGGCTCCTTCATGCAGTTCCGCAGCAAGAGCCCCGACACCTTCTACAAGGAGATCATGGACCTGGCACGCCGCCACCGCGTGCTGGACATGTACGTCGTCGACAACATCCTCGACATGGGCTATCTGCACTCCGTGCTGCCCCGCATCATCGACAGCGGCTACGACCTGCGGATGCACATCGAGATCAAGGCGAACATGCGCCGGCCCCAGCTGCGCACCCTCGCCGAGGCCGGGATGATCTACGTCCAGCCGGGCATCGAGAGCCTGAACAGCCGGGTGCTCGACCTGATGGACAAGGGCGTCAGCGGCTGCCAGAACGTCCGCATGCTCAGGGACGGAGCCGAGACCGGGCTGTCCGTCTCCTGGAACTACCTGCACGGCTTCCCCGGGGAGACCGCCGCCGACTACGAGCCGGTCATCGCGCAGATACCGGCGCTGGAACACCTCAACCCGCCGGTCGACCTGTCGGCCCGCATCGCGATCGAGCGTTTCAGTCCGTACTTCAACCGGCCCGAGCTCGGGTTCACCGGCCTGCGCCCCGAGGAGCACTACCGCTTCACCTACGACCTGCCGGAGTCCGAACTGCTGGACCTGGCCTACGTCTTCGAGGCTCCCGAGCGCGGCATCGGCGAGCCGACCGTCACCGCCCTCAACGACGCCCTCGGCGCGTGGAAGAAACGCCATGCGGACAGCAGGCTCACGCACGCCGACCTCGGCGACCGCATCGTCCTGGTCAGCCGGCGGCACGCCTTCGACTGGAACGTCATGGAACTCACCCGCCCCACGGACATCGAGACCTTCCGGCTCCTCGACCAGCCGCACACCCCCGCCGCGCTCACCCGCAAACTCGCCGCGCGGCTGCCGGAGCACGCCCTCGACGCCGCCGCCGTCCACGTCCTCCTCCAGCACTGGGTGACGCTCGGCCTGGTCTTCACCGACAACGGCCAGTACGTCCATGTGGCGCCCGCCGCCGTCAACGAGGACCTGCTGCGCCTCGACTTCATGCGCCACACCCACGCGGCGGCTGCGCCGGCGGACCAGCCGGACGCGGCGGACCGCCCCGTCGCAGCCCACGCCTGA
- a CDS encoding DUF5825 family protein: protein MPPTTTAPARGALTLSAWRDYDEDACALPGMGLGAVELTGPPEKYATRLWELGARRVRLTDPIDLTAVGDPDAAAHAVRRLCLVRDLTAHAVVVEWQLRLPPTPDDGWRDLSHLQPPLTLAGPADPAAALTRWRTEHYLCKCLWRQGPGFVQIRDRRWGELRRFTADEPAYHEAIGRLAYGAPPSAVPEAIAADFLQERLIARTGPLLWWLPYRVHRWIQEAMAI, encoded by the coding sequence ATGCCCCCTACCACCACCGCCCCCGCCCGAGGCGCGCTCACGCTCAGCGCATGGCGCGACTACGACGAGGACGCCTGCGCGCTGCCCGGCATGGGCCTGGGCGCGGTCGAACTGACCGGCCCGCCGGAGAAGTACGCCACCCGGCTGTGGGAACTCGGGGCGCGCCGCGTCCGGCTCACCGACCCGATCGACCTCACCGCGGTGGGCGACCCGGACGCCGCCGCGCACGCCGTCCGGCGCCTGTGCCTCGTACGCGATCTGACCGCGCACGCCGTCGTGGTGGAGTGGCAGCTGCGGCTGCCGCCGACGCCAGACGACGGCTGGCGCGACCTCAGCCACCTGCAGCCGCCGCTGACGCTGGCCGGCCCCGCCGACCCGGCGGCCGCCCTGACGCGGTGGCGCACCGAGCACTACCTCTGCAAGTGCCTGTGGCGCCAGGGACCCGGCTTCGTGCAGATCCGCGACCGCCGCTGGGGCGAGCTGCGCCGCTTCACCGCGGACGAGCCGGCCTACCACGAGGCGATCGGCCGGCTGGCGTACGGCGCCCCGCCGTCGGCCGTGCCGGAGGCGATCGCCGCCGACTTCCTGCAGGAGCGGCTGATCGCCCGTACCGGCCCGCTGCTGTGGTGGCTGCCGTACCGAGTGCATCGCTGGATCCAGGAGGCGATGGCCATCTGA
- a CDS encoding AraC family transcriptional regulator, protein MPNIRHTPAAPAHILALAAGERVDAHRHDNHQIVYAGSGVLAVTTDAGTWFAPGNRAIWVPAGTVHAHRAHGHLELHTLGLPVGDNPLRLDAPTVLAVSPLLRELILAYTRDPTGTGPARRRLRAVLMDQLRASPHEPVQLPTATDPRLAAVCALLHTDPADPGTLAEFGARTHTGERTLSRLFRSEFGMTFPQWRTQLRLYHALKMLADDLPVTVVAHRCGWSSTSAFIDVFRRAYGYTPGTHNRRA, encoded by the coding sequence ATGCCGAACATCCGCCACACCCCCGCGGCGCCGGCCCACATCCTCGCTCTGGCCGCCGGAGAGCGCGTCGACGCGCACCGCCACGACAACCACCAGATCGTCTACGCGGGTTCCGGCGTGCTGGCCGTCACCACCGACGCCGGGACGTGGTTCGCGCCCGGGAACCGGGCCATCTGGGTACCCGCCGGAACCGTCCACGCCCACCGCGCCCACGGCCACCTCGAACTGCACACCCTCGGCCTGCCCGTCGGCGACAACCCGCTGCGTCTCGACGCGCCCACCGTCCTCGCCGTCAGCCCCCTGCTGCGCGAGCTGATCCTCGCCTACACCCGCGACCCCACCGGCACGGGCCCCGCACGCCGCCGGCTGCGCGCGGTGCTCATGGACCAGCTCCGCGCGTCACCGCACGAGCCCGTACAGCTGCCCACGGCGACCGACCCGCGGCTCGCCGCCGTCTGCGCGCTCCTGCACACCGACCCCGCCGACCCCGGCACGCTCGCCGAGTTCGGCGCCCGCACGCACACCGGGGAGCGCACCCTCAGCCGCCTCTTCCGCTCCGAATTCGGCATGACGTTTCCCCAGTGGCGCACCCAACTGCGCCTGTACCACGCCCTGAAGATGCTGGCCGACGACCTCCCCGTCACCGTGGTCGCCCACCGCTGCGGCTGGTCCTCCACCAGCGCCTTCATCGACGTCTTCCGCCGCGCGTACGGCTACACGCCCGGCACCCACAACCGCCGCGCATAG
- a CDS encoding MFS transporter, with protein MSTTRPLLLLALGHACVDVYQGAVAALVPFFLAERAYTYAAASGIVLAASLLSSVAQPLFGALTDKWPMPWLLPVSTLAGGVGVALSGVGGSYALTLAVVAVSGIGVAAYHPESARIARVASRGSHTAMGWFSLGGNLGFATAPLAVSAVVATGGLRASPLLIVPALVGAALCVAALRAVNPPAPTGRTAPADARPAGRDDWPAFLRMSGAIVCRSIVFVGLSAFISLYARQRSGGGEVAGTVALFVLYLGGAIGTVAGGRLATRYGRVQVVRWSYALTVPAVAGIVLVPGPLLYLCVALTSAGLYVPFSLHVTLGQDYLPRRVGTASGVTLGLTVSVGGIASPLIGAAADATSLQTALAPLIALPALGWLLLRTLHEPAMPEAAVSEAAVSAAAAPEAGAPEAGAPAPATAVARAPHGDTARTTGP; from the coding sequence ATGTCAACGACTCGACCTCTTCTGCTGCTGGCCCTCGGGCACGCCTGTGTGGACGTCTACCAGGGCGCGGTGGCCGCCCTCGTGCCGTTCTTCCTCGCCGAGCGGGCCTACACCTACGCCGCGGCGTCCGGCATCGTCCTCGCCGCCTCGCTGCTCTCCTCGGTGGCCCAGCCGCTGTTCGGCGCGCTCACCGACAAGTGGCCGATGCCGTGGTTGCTGCCGGTGAGCACGCTGGCCGGAGGCGTCGGTGTCGCGCTCAGCGGCGTCGGGGGCTCGTACGCGCTGACGCTGGCGGTGGTCGCGGTGTCCGGGATCGGGGTGGCCGCGTACCATCCCGAGTCCGCCCGGATCGCCCGTGTCGCGAGCCGTGGCAGTCACACCGCGATGGGCTGGTTCTCCCTCGGGGGCAACCTCGGCTTCGCCACCGCTCCGCTCGCCGTCTCCGCCGTCGTCGCCACCGGCGGCCTGCGCGCCTCACCGCTGCTGATCGTCCCGGCCCTGGTGGGCGCCGCGCTGTGCGTGGCCGCCCTGCGTGCGGTCAACCCGCCCGCCCCGACCGGACGCACCGCGCCCGCCGACGCCCGCCCGGCGGGGAGGGACGACTGGCCGGCCTTCCTCAGGATGTCCGGGGCCATCGTGTGCCGCTCGATCGTCTTCGTCGGTCTGAGCGCCTTCATCTCCCTCTACGCGCGGCAGCGCAGCGGAGGAGGCGAAGTCGCGGGCACCGTGGCCCTGTTCGTGCTCTACCTCGGCGGTGCGATCGGCACCGTCGCGGGCGGCCGGCTCGCGACGCGTTACGGCCGCGTCCAGGTGGTGCGCTGGTCGTACGCGCTGACCGTGCCCGCCGTCGCCGGCATCGTGCTGGTCCCCGGGCCGCTGCTGTACCTGTGTGTCGCGCTGACCTCCGCCGGGCTGTACGTGCCCTTCTCCCTGCACGTCACCCTCGGCCAGGATTACCTGCCCCGGCGCGTCGGCACCGCCAGCGGCGTCACGTTGGGTCTGACGGTCAGCGTCGGTGGCATCGCCAGCCCCCTCATCGGCGCCGCGGCCGACGCGACCTCCCTGCAGACCGCCCTCGCCCCGCTCATCGCGCTGCCCGCGCTGGGCTGGCTGCTGTTGCGCACCCTGCACGAGCCCGCCATGCCCGAGGCCGCGGTGTCCGAGGCCGCGGTGTCCGCAGCCGCCGCGCCGGAAGCCGGTGCGCCGGAAGCCGGTGCGCCTGCCCCGGCCACGGCCGTCGCCCGCGCGCCGCACGGCGACACCGCGCGCACCACCGGCCCCTGA
- a CDS encoding aminoglycoside phosphotransferase family protein translates to MKTPTFIDVPDAFAVSYGGLGAEARAWLDGLPRLGGDLLERWDLRPDGPSAHGMASLVLPVLRADGTPAALKLQQLREETAGAATGLRTWRGNGIVRLLDHDEESSSQLLERLDAGRPLSTVADDGRALQILAELMARLTSVPAPEGLRTLSGIAAAMLDQVPRAVPALHDPAERRLVRSCASAVAELAGEPGDRLLHWDLHYDNVLAGEREPWLAIDPEPLAGDPGFELLPALHNRWAEVVASGDVARAVLRRFDLLTEVLGLDRRRATGWTLGRVLQNALWDIEDGNTQLEPAQIAIAQALLGRSAR, encoded by the coding sequence ATGAAGACGCCGACCTTTATCGACGTACCCGACGCGTTCGCCGTGTCCTACGGCGGGCTGGGCGCCGAGGCACGCGCCTGGCTCGACGGGCTGCCGCGCCTCGGCGGCGACCTCCTGGAGCGCTGGGACCTGCGGCCCGACGGTCCCTCCGCACACGGCATGGCCTCGCTCGTCCTGCCCGTGCTCCGCGCCGACGGCACCCCGGCCGCCCTCAAGCTCCAGCAGCTCCGGGAGGAGACCGCGGGCGCGGCCACCGGACTGCGGACATGGCGGGGCAACGGCATCGTCCGCCTGCTCGACCACGACGAGGAATCCAGCAGCCAGCTGCTGGAACGGCTCGACGCCGGCCGCCCCCTGTCCACGGTCGCCGACGACGGCCGGGCCCTGCAGATCCTCGCCGAGCTGATGGCCCGCCTGACCTCGGTGCCCGCCCCCGAGGGGCTGCGCACGCTGTCCGGCATCGCCGCCGCCATGCTCGACCAGGTCCCGCGGGCCGTGCCGGCGCTGCACGATCCCGCCGAACGGCGACTGGTGCGCAGCTGCGCGTCCGCCGTCGCCGAGCTGGCCGGTGAACCCGGAGACCGGCTGCTGCACTGGGACCTGCACTACGACAACGTCCTCGCCGGCGAGCGGGAGCCCTGGCTGGCCATCGACCCCGAGCCGCTGGCCGGGGACCCCGGGTTCGAACTCCTGCCGGCACTGCACAACCGGTGGGCGGAGGTGGTGGCGTCGGGCGACGTCGCGCGGGCGGTGCTGCGCCGCTTCGACCTGCTGACCGAGGTCCTCGGCCTGGACCGGCGGCGGGCCACCGGCTGGACGCTCGGCCGCGTGCTGCAGAACGCGCTGTGGGACATCGAGGACGGCAATACGCAACTCGAACCCGCGCAGATCGCCATCGCCCAGGCCCTGTTGGGTCGTTCGGCGCGCTGA